ACTGTCTTGAATGTGTTGTGGCAATAAATTTGGATTGGCAattgtatagttcgtgtcgttcacgatgacgcgcagatttgtcaaatctaacctttaataacatgacaatacgactcaaggtacgcgtcttcatgaatgacacgtCCTATAAATCTCACATATTTGTTAAGACATGTTATTGTCTCGACGGGCCGCTTGTGAATTCATTGGTACATGCACAGCGGATGCGCATATACAGACAAAGGATAAATCCTTTTGTGCTCGAATTTGCGTAGTACACGTACCCgagtatacagggtgatcaatctaaaacggtcagtatggagaagtcagaaactatgagagatagccacatctgtgcttaggaaacatggcttcgattttaaatttaatagtaaaaatacgAAACGCAATAATGCATTCGTTGCCCAAAACAATTAATCTTTGCAACCGGGTACATGgttaccattttgaacatttactgAAATAAAGTAATTATCTTATTGTCGGGTTTTTCTTCCGATCCTTGTGACTTGAGATTCGTATTATCAACAATAACAACGAAAAAACTCGCAGAATTTATACCTAACATTGTTTACATGACGAGCAGGTTATTCGATTCCCGgttatgtatgagagatttaaaaaaatgattgaatgtcattattattaaatttaaaatcgaagccatgtttcccaagaacagatgtggctatctctcatagtttctgacttctccatactgaccgttttggattgatcagCCTGTATATCTAgatatatatttctttgtatACGGGATCACACGCTATTCCACaatgtcatagagaaataagtaagcatggACTTCTCACACCATACATAAGTTTTCTTGCcaaaacacttattattttcgtagtcgacatagATGTCGCTACGCTGACGCTAGaacgtcaagtagcggatttatcagtaccgcttcTTGACACTAGATTTCGCGAGTGTCGCGACAGACGAAAACAATttgcaactaatattacaaggaGAAGGAGTTAAAAttttagctgaaaattgttgagaaGTAGaattttcgttcgtcgcgacatttATTGCCAAgcagcagtactgataaattcacTACTTGACGTTggcaacgaaaataataagcgttttggcaagaaaactgttgtatggagtgagcactctatggttacttatttctcttcttcttcctcgcgttgtcccggcattttgccacggcttactTATTTGTCTATGTACAATATATACAATGTGCTTATATcgttttcttatttaatttgttaattatcttAGCGCGTCTTATTGTCAATCATATACATATCTATTATCGAAACAGGGACGCAAAAAGTCCAATATAAAtgcagtattattttaaacctcCTCGCGCCTCCTAAACGAAACCTTTTTGTCAAGAACTTATGATTTCTCGATCATGTGTTACTGTTTACAGTGGCGTGGGACCCTGCGCCGTGCCGGCGGATCAGGCAGCAGCTTCAACTCCGGAACCCTCACAAACACGAGTCTCACCAACGGCACCACCACAGTCCAAAGCCATCACCTCATGTGCAGCATGCGGGACTTCGGCCATACAGCCGGCGGGGACGAAGCGGAACTGTTACTATGGCTACATGATGCGAGAAGAGCCCAGCCTTTGTCAGAAAGGTTCAGAGTCAGGATAGCGAGGGACGGCTTCTCGAACTATGTGGACAGACTGCACGCGAATAGCACATTATTTGCAGTGAGTATTAACATTGCGTCAGCTCGTCAAAGTCTAAAATGGCTGCATGATGCGAGAAGAGCACAGCCTTTGCCAGAGAGGTTCAGAGTCACGGTAGCGAGGAACGGCTTCTCAAACTATGTTAATAGGCTGCACGTGAATAGCACCTTGTTTGCAATAGGTAAGTATTAAGATTGTTTCAGTTTGTCATAGTAAGTAGAATCAACACCTCATCTATCGCATGAGTGACTTCTTCGGCGGAGAAATTAACCaacattttgttactttttcgAAAAGATTAAATGATACACTTCTTTCTGAAATTATAGATTTCGCGCAAAcggttttgttttaagtatttcgGAGTTTTACGGCAATATGAATCaggtagtgttgtgttcctgccggtgagtaaggttgccagctcaacgagggtacggagagttagggtcggcaacgggcatgtccataggctacggagactgtttaccatcaggcggaccgtatgcttgtttgccacagacttatactctgtatctgtaggtatttaataaaagtaatcaAACAATACAGTACATtgtcgggtagttataacatttattggttaaccaactaaatacaaaaccgcctggacctgtcactgaacgacctgactttaaccttcattatttgatcatgtaatgttttcatctacccttaagtggcttaaggagccatttgagggtagattttgtttactttcatttaaatacctaaagatatggAGTATAGTTTAAAAGAATATtaatgattaaacgaacttacctgaagtgaagttcgatcataATTATACGATTAGCTTGTCCGAAGAGGTTAGCATTTATCACATGTAGTAACACATACGGTGTCGCCATTCACGCACTTTATTTCGGAGACTTAGCGGCAAAAACATTTGctcaaacacttttttttttttttttttggcgggTATATTGTAACTTATTTTACCTGGCTTCTACCCGAATTCGCGCCATCATTTAGTTCAGAGGCAATCTTCACTCCTTCTTTTCAATTCTCTAGGGGTTTACCTAGGGAGGGTGGGATGCTAACCTCTTCGGACAAGCTAATCGTATAATtatgatcgaacttcacttcaggtaagttcgtttaatcattaattatacTCAAGCTTGTCCTCGAGGTTAGCATTTATCACATGTAGATGTTGAGAGGAATGATacttgaaatgaaaaaaacgtCAGGTTAATCATTATAAAGAGAATATATTCTTAGTCCAATTATGGACAACTGTAagatcaaacaaaaaataattaaacaatattttatcaccttGTTAATTGTCACACAATGAATCATTTAATATACTTCTTGCCAAGGTACaggaattgttatttttaacaataattctATTATAAAAGCGTCCAAACGTGCTGGAGGTACCATTCCAACCAGCAGTTTTCCTTATTACATCTAAATTGACTCCTATGAGCCCTAGACGTCGCAGCGTGTCTTGTGCTGTGGGctgtaaatattgatatatcaaTACCACATTCTTGCAAAGTATTCTTAATCCACCTACTTAAGGTTTGGGAAGTTATTGATCTGTGTGGTTTATTCAAACTTACAAATAGGACATCACTACTACGAAGAGTTTTTGTTACATCTAAATAAGAATGCAAAGCAGCACATGGACATATTTCCGGCCTTTCTCGGATATATGGTAAAACAAGAGTTGGTTGTGCAAGACCAACGCGCGaagtttttattaaatctggaatttttatatgaatttcgtTGACATGAAACTCAATGTTCTTAAAGTTAATTTTGGAAAGAGTCTGAACTCGATGTGCTGTTGTTAAAGCTAGAAGGGTTACAagttttttcgatattttttctaaattaagaGTTGCATTTAGATACCAATTTGCAAGAGCGTTCAGAACTACAGATGTGTCCCAGGTCATGCTATATTTCGGTAAAGGTGGACGCAAGCGAAATATGCCTTTGAAAAAACGTTTCATACGATTATCATTACCTATGTCTGCACCTAAGATTAATGAAAGAGCAGACCGGCAACTATTTAGTGTTCCATATTGAGCACCAGAGTCGTACAAATCAGTTAAAAAAGAAATCACATTTggaatacaaaaagaaaaccaTTTCTTGAGACAAGAATCATATTGTTTTAGTGAGCTATTTGACAGAGAGGCCAGCATGATGCATATTGCAGATTCTGGTACAAATTTCTTCATCATTGACGTCCTGATAAGATCCCTGCAACCAGGGTAATCTTTTGGTGAATATCTCGGTTGCTGGAATGAGATATAATAAGATCTTTATtcggtttgaaaaataaaggTTTAGAAGCTAAGAGGCTTTGAAACAATGGGTACCACGGTTGAGTGGGCCAAAGTGGGACTACGATAATTCCGAGAGctttgtcatttattatttttcttagtgTCTTAAGAATGACTGCAAAAGGCGGGAACCCGTAGAAATAGAAACTCGACCACGGCACTGTAAATGCATCTATTTTAAAGGCATCGGGATCCCTGTGccatgaaatatattttttacattttttgttaattctacttgcaaaaatatctatatccgGAGATCCGAATTCTTTTACAATTTTATGATACGCATATTGTGACAGTTCCCACTCTATATCTGGATGGACTCGACGAGATTCAGCGTCTGCGATTATGTTATCAGCAGAGCTTATGTAAGATGCGAACAAAGTAATGTTCTTTTTTTCGCACCACTGCCATAACTTTCTTGTTACGTCTGTAAGGTGTGGAAACTGTATACCACCCATGCGGTTAACGTAGGAAATAGCCGTTGTATTGTCAATTCTTAAAAGAATTTGACAGTCATGATAAGACTTTGCGAAAACTTTAAGCCCAAAAAAGGCGGCCAAAatctctaaataatttatgtgtTGTGAGCGTTCTTCGGCGCTCCACAACCCACTAGCCCGGTCGTTACCACAGGCGGCCCCCCATCCCGTAGTTGAGGCATCACTATAGATCTCTAGAGAATAATggctttgtttaattttattagtaggATATGCAATAGCACGCGCCCACCATTCGAGATCCGGTAGAACTGATAACGGTATAGTCATATACTTATCATAATTGTCATCATCAATcaagtttaaatatttacaacgcTCTAGTTCTTTGGTGTAAAGCCAACCATATTCGACAGCTGGGCATGCCGAAGTAAGTAAACCCATAAGACGAGCAAAATCTCTAATTTTACAACGTTTCAAATTACGGAATTTGTTGAtttcagatttaattttttcaattttgtccAGTGGTAAAGTAACCTCTAAATTTTTTGAGTCTATGATGAATCCCAAAAATTTACAACTCGTATGAGGCGTTAAATTACTCTTTTCATGGTTTACAATGAAACCTAGAGATTGTAAAAGGTTCATAGTGTCTGATACATTTTCTAGACATGTATTAGGGTACCTAGATATCAATAACAAATCGTCAAGGTACACGGTGGACAGATAGCCGCAAGATCTAAGCAGACTGATGATTGGCTTCATAATTTTAGTGAAAACATAAGGTGCGGTGTTTAAACCGAACGGCAAGACATTGAActgatataatttattttcgaaAGTAAATCTAaggtactttttaaaatgtccATGTATTGGTATTAAAAAGTACGCGTCCTTGAGATCTAGGTTACACATATAGCTATCCTTAGATATTAATTTCAAGGCCGTGCGTAGGTCTTcaagtttaaaatgttttgtatttataaatttgtttaGCTCTTTCAAATTTAAGATAAATCTCATTTTTCCGTTCGGTTTAGGTACCAAAAAAACTGGGGATATAAATTGGCCTTCACAGCTCTGACATTCCGAAATGGCGCCTATGCATAGGAGGTCGCTAACAGAATGTCGGAACTGTGTTATCTCTGAATCGGAATACGCCCTAGGGGCAGGTGGCGTACGCTGTACGACAGGCATTGAAAAGGGTATTTGATAACCCTGTATCCACGAGAGTATAATTTTGTCGTTAGTTAGAAGTGACCACTGATAGCTGAAGTCAGCTAAGCGGCCGGCAAACTTTACCATATCTAGCGGCGGGTGCTGCGCCTGTGATGCGGATGCGATGATTTTCTCGAGGAGTTGTCGCGACGGCTCTTCAGTGCAGGCTCCTTCGTCCTCTGAGTACCCTTCGGCCTGTAATAATTCTGGGGAGGACCTCGCCAGTTTAAATTCTTGGGgggtactttattattattattcttcttAGCCTGCAGACCTGAGGTCGATGGTGTGGCTTTCAAATCATCTCCAGATTTATTTATGGCCTTAGcggcttttattttttcagcAAGTTCCTGACTGAAGAGTAACTTGTCAATTTTGGTTGTTTGTAATTCGTCTTTAAGCTCCTTTTTTAAGTTATGAAGAATAAAATTCCTCCTAACTAACGATTCTGCGTGCTGACTGTCACATAGAATCTTACAAGAGTCCATTAATAGCTGTATCAGCTTTGTGTTCTTTGGTTGTTCAGTCAAGAGCAAGGTAAGGCTCTCTGATAAGGCGGAAATTGCAGATGAAATCTGTTTCTGTCGTATTTCTATGCTTTTGTCCCTCTTAAAGACATGTTCATGGACGGCGGCTTTTACCTCAGGATTGAGGGTAGGTGCATCAATCAAGGCGCTATTAGCAGGAGGTAAGTACCTGTCTAAAAGTTCCTTACATGTATCTTTACCTAGCCCATTAGTAGCTATATGTTGCAAGCGTACTGCAAGATCAGGTCTGATCTCCTTGCCGTAGACTCTGACTTGAGAGGGGTCGTCCCCTAATATTTTAAGGAGATCTTCGTCGAGATCCATTGCGTCAGCAGAGGCGTCCATAGCTGGCTCGCCTAGCGGCAACGATGTTGGAGAGTTGTTTACCTCCTGAGCGACGCATGGTTGTGGGGTCGGGGCTGGCTCGGCGCTTGTCGAAAGTAAAACAGGCGCAGACGTTCTCGTCAGCGGTGGAGCAGGCGCGCCTGGGCTCTCTGCTGCGCGCATCTGAAGAGGTGTGGCCAATCTTTCCGTTGGCCGGACGGGCGCGGGGTGGGTGACCCTTACACTGGATTCCTGTTCGTTGTCGGGCACGTCTGAAACACAACGATCTAACGTTGTAGTAAAAAAAAGCAAAGATGTTAGCCTTAGATGCTAACTGCATTGCTATATGCCCAAAAGAACGGGTGTCggtacaatattatattttattaaataaatatatagcaaAGATGTCGGCCTCAATGCGGACTGCAATGCTTTGTACCGTTGAAGAAAAGAAACGCTCTATACGTCTAGGAATTACAATGATCCAATGACGCAGTCGTAGTAGCAGAGATGTTGGCCTTAGTGCCGACTGCAATGCTACCTTGCGTGACAATATTAGGTAAGTGACAGCCCCATGAGCTGCCCGCATTCCTAATTTTATGTCAATTGCAACGACTATTAACGGTCTATTCGAACGAAAGAACGGTTAGGTGAGCGTTTTACCTTCAATGATTATCGGCTCCTGCGACGAACGAGGTCTTGAGGGTGCGCGGTGCCGCGGGCGTGGTGAAGCTGACCTGGACCGCGACGAAGATGAACTGGACGACGACGATTGTGAACCGGAAGACGGCGACGGCGATGCGGCAGATCCTTGTCGAT
This portion of the Cydia pomonella isolate Wapato2018A chromosome 7, ilCydPomo1, whole genome shotgun sequence genome encodes:
- the LOC133519865 gene encoding uncharacterized protein LOC133519865; translated protein: MGKRTRTDSNDYECIARKVKKLERMLIRARRKRSDRQGSAASPSPSSGSQSSSSSSSSSRSRSASPRPRHRAPSRPRSSQEPIIIEDVPDNEQESSVRVTHPAPVRPTERLATPLQMRAAESPGAPAPPLTRTSAPVLLSTSAEPAPTPQPCVAQEVNNSPTSLPLGEPAMDASADAMDLDEDLLKILGDDPSQVRVYGKEIRPDLAVRLQHIATNGLGKDTCKELLDRYLPPANSALIDAPTLNPEVKAAVHEHVFKRDKSIEIRQKQISSAISALSESLTLLLTEQPKNTKLIQLLMDSCKILCDSQHAESLVRRNFILHNLKKELKDELQTTKIDKLLFSQELAEKIKAAKAINKSGDDLKATPSTSGLQAKKNNNNKVPPKNLNWRGPPQNYYRPKGTQRTKEPALKSRRDNSSRKSSHPHHRRSTRR